The following proteins are co-located in the Microbacterium immunditiarum genome:
- a CDS encoding ROK family protein, with protein MTQLIAGVETGGTKIVAAVARVDDPGRIIDEIEIPTTAPEEVGARLRAFLERHEGITHAGIAAFGPVDIDPNSPGFGSVTATPKPGWAGAPLADLVGGRPHTIVSDVTGAALGEHALGASSGILDSAYITIGTGVGVGALIGGRPFSDTAHPELGHIAMRRHPDDDFAGVCPFHGGDCVEGLAAGPAIAKRWGRPTRELGDLLERAVETEAHYLGQLIATVTYAYRPQRIVIGGGAMKIPGLLDAVREASVREIRGALGAEHPSNHPDTYLVPPGLGDRAGVIGALHLAAARAA; from the coding sequence GGCCGTGGCCCGCGTGGACGACCCCGGACGCATCATCGACGAGATCGAGATCCCGACCACGGCACCCGAGGAGGTCGGGGCGCGGCTGCGCGCATTCCTCGAGCGGCATGAGGGGATCACGCACGCAGGAATTGCCGCGTTCGGTCCCGTCGACATCGATCCGAACTCCCCGGGGTTCGGTTCGGTGACCGCCACTCCGAAGCCCGGATGGGCGGGCGCTCCGCTGGCCGATCTCGTGGGCGGACGCCCGCACACGATCGTCTCGGACGTCACGGGAGCGGCTCTCGGCGAGCACGCGCTGGGCGCGAGCAGCGGCATTCTCGATTCGGCATACATCACGATCGGCACCGGAGTGGGAGTCGGGGCACTCATCGGCGGACGTCCCTTCTCGGACACCGCGCACCCCGAGCTCGGGCACATCGCGATGCGGCGCCACCCCGACGACGACTTCGCGGGAGTGTGCCCTTTCCACGGCGGCGATTGCGTCGAGGGCCTTGCTGCAGGACCGGCGATCGCGAAGCGGTGGGGTCGCCCCACGCGAGAGCTCGGCGACCTCCTCGAACGCGCGGTCGAGACGGAGGCGCACTACCTCGGCCAGCTCATCGCCACCGTGACCTACGCGTACCGGCCGCAGCGGATCGTCATCGGAGGCGGGGCCATGAAGATCCCGGGACTTCTCGACGCGGTGCGCGAGGCGTCCGTGCGCGAGATCCGCGGGGCGCTGGGGGCGGAGCATCCGTCGAATCATCCCGACACCTACCTCGTGCCGCCGGGCCTCGGCGACCGCGCGGGGGTGATCGGGGCACTTCATCTCGCGGCCGCCCGCGCGGCGTGA